A segment of the Nostoc sp. TCL26-01 genome:
TCTACTGTAACCGTAGAATTCCGTGCGTTTCTACTTTCAAATTTTGCATCTCCAGTTAAGTCGCCAACAAAGTTCAATGTTACTTTCTTGAGAGTTCCCAGAGCAGAGTTGAACTTCTGAACGCTAATAGTAGAATCGACAATGTCTGTATTTGCAAAATTAGTAGCAGTAGTGTAGCTGAGTGAAGCAGCATTAGCCGAGCCAGCAGTAGCGATGATTCCCGCTAAGGTTGTAGCCGCGCCTAGAGTTTTGAACAGTGTTGTTGTCATGGTAAATAACTTTTTCAAACAAAAGATTGCCAGCAAGATTCCTCATTTATTTCTATCTTTGAAATGGAGTTAATTGGCTTGAGAAATATACCTAAATTTATGTAAAGCTTTAGCGAGGAAATGCGTTGGCAAAATCTACCTTTTCCAATATGTATATGAATTTTTGTTGAGGAAGGTGTAGATTTAGCTGGAGTTGAGCGCATCAGCACTCAATGTAGACTTTGAAAGCTCAATTTGGATCTCAGTGTTGGGTCTGCTGAGGTCAGCCCAGCCTACAGCTACAATAAGGCTATGTCTCAAACTTCTGCTTCTGTGAGTGATACACGTCCAACGTTCATCTTAGTCGATGGACATTCTCTGGCTTACCGTTCATACTTCGCCTTTGCTAAAGGGCGGGATGGCGGCTTACGTACTCAAACCGGTATTCCCACGAGTATTTGCTTTGGTTTTCTGAAATCTTTGCTAGAAGTCATGGCTACACAGCAGCCGCAAGCAATAGCTGTAGCTTTTGACTTAGGCTTACCAACCTTTCGCCACGAAGCCGACGATACGTATAAAGCAGATCGTCCAGAAACCCCAGAAGATTTTGTTCCTGACTTAAAAAATCTGCACGAATTACTCCAAGGCTTGAACCTGCAAATTTATACTGCACCTGGCTATGAAGCAGACGATGTGCTGGGAACTTTGGCTCAAACAGCAACTGCGGCTGGATATAAGGTGAAAATTTTAACAGGCGATCGCGATTTATTTCAATTAGTCGATCCTGAAAAGGAAATTACAGTCCTTAATTTTAGCCCCGATGCTCTTAAGCGCTCTACAAATACGATTACTGAATTTAGTACCGAACAAGTCAAACAGAAAATGGGTGTTTTACCTACACAAATTGTAGATTTTAAAGCCCTGTGTGGAGATAAATCAGATAACATTCCTGGAGTGAGAGGTATTGGCGAGAAAACAGCAGTCCAGTTACTCAATACCTATAGTTCTCTAGAAAATATTTATAAATCATTAAGTGAAATTAAAGGTGCAACACAAAAAAAATTAGTAGAAGGTAAAGAAAACGCTGAGAAATCACAATATTTAGCAAAAATAGTTACAGATGTGCCTTTAGAAGTTAATTTAGCAGATTGTAATTTAAGAGGATTTGATAATACTATACTTGCACCTATTTTAGAAAAATTAGAGTTTAGCTCTTTTCTAAAGAAAATCAATGAACTGCAACAACAGTTTGGTGGTCAAGTTGCAGAAATACCACAACCAGAAAAATTAGATATAGAAACTGACTTTGATGATGCAGATATTTCTTTCTACACTGCTGCGGAAACAGAACTAGCACAACAAAGACCAAAGAAACCTATTTCATCAATTCAACCACGCATAATTAATACAGAAGCTCAACTCACCGCATTAGTTAACATCCTACAAAAATTTACCAACCCAGCAAATCCCGTGGCTTGGGATACAGAAACCAGCGACTTAGAACCACGAGATGCGGCTTTGGTAGGTATCGGCTGTTGCTGGGGAACACAAGCAGATGAGTTAGCTTATATTCCCTTAAATCATCGAACTGGGGAAAATTTAGCTCTAGAAATTGCCCTGACAGCATTGCGACCAATTTTAGAAAGTGTTGATTATCCCAAAACTTTCCAAAATGGCAAATTTGATCGTTTAGTTTTCCGCACTCAAGGAATTAACTTAGCAGGTATTGTCTTTGATCCGATGTTGGCTAGCTATGTTTTAAATCCAGATACTAACCATAATTTAAGTGATTTGACTCTGCGTTACTTGGGTTTAATCATTCAAAACTATGTAGACTTAGTTCCCAAAGGAAAAACTATTGCTGATATCGATATCGCTGTGGTTGCAGATTACTGTTGTTTGCAAGTTCATGCCACATATCAACTTGTGCCAAAATTGCGTGAGGAACTAGCAAAAAATCCGGCTTTATCCCAGCTACTAACAGATATAGAACAGCCGTTAGAAGCCGTGTTAGCAACAATGGAATACACTGGTGTTCGCATTGATTCAGACTATCTAAAAGAACTTTCTCAGCAATTAGAAATAGATTTAGCTAAATTGCAGGAGCAAGCAACAGAATTAGCTGGAGAAAAATTTAATTTAGGTTCTCCCAAACAACTGAGTTATATATTGTTTGAAAAATTGGGATTAAGCACCAAATATTCCCGAAAAATTCAGACTGGCTATTCTACCGATGCAGCAACATTAGAAAGGCTGCAAGAAATTGATGAAACTGGTTTTGTCAATGCCATTATTGAATATCGGACTTTGGCTAAATTAAAGTCTACTTATGTGGATGCTTTGCCAGCGTTAGTCCGTCCAGATACGCAACGGGTACATACTGATTTTAATCAAACTGCCACATCAACTGGTAGGTTATCTTCTTCTAATCCCAACTTACAAAATATCCCCATTCGTACAGCCTTTAGTCGGCAAATCCGCAAAGCATTTTTACCAGAATCGGGTTGGTTAATGGTGGCTGCTGATTACTCGCAAATTGAGTTAAGAATATTGGCTCATTTGAGTCAAGAACCATTATTAGTGCGAGCATATCAGCAGAATGAAGATATTCACACAGTCACAGCCAAATTAGTCTTTGAAAAAGAAGATATTACAGCAGATGAACGCAGAATAGCTAAGACAATTAATTTTGGTGTAATTTATGGAATGGGTTCTTTGAAATTTTCTCGCTCCACAGGTATAGATAAAAATGTAGCTAACGAATTTATCAAGCGATTTAACGAACGCTATGCTAAAGTGTTTGCTTATTTAGAGGGAGTGAAAAAACAAGCGATCGCTCAAGGTTATGTGGAAACTATTCTTGGTCGGCGGCGATATTTTGATTTTACTAGTAATAGTTTACGCAGGTTAAAAGGCAGCAATCCAGAAGATATTGATTTGAGTAAATTAAAAAATCTTGGTGCTTATGATGCTGGATTACTGCGTTCCGCAGCCAATGCTCCCATTCAAGGTTCTAGTGCTGATATTATCAAAATTGCTATGGTCAGATTGCACGAAGTTCTAAAACAATATCAAGCGCGATTGTTATTACAAGTTCATGATGAATTAGTGTTAGAAGTTCCTCCTTCTGAATGGGCAGAATTACAATTACAAATTAAATCGGTGATGGAAAATGCAGTGAAATTAACTGTGCCTTTGTTAGTAGAAGCTCGTGCAGGGGATAATTGGATGGAAACAAAGTAAATTAATCCGAGTCAATCGAGATTACTGGTGTTATCTACTCAAATATGCCAATCTACGGTGCGGATGCAATTAATTTTCATGGGGTGAATGGCGATCGCTATTGGTTCCACGAGCCGTATGCTTATACTGGCGTGGCTGATATTGATGAACGTCTCAGTGGCTTTCCTGTCGCCGTTTTTTTGCCAAATCACAGGCCAAGACAGCACACACCCCTAGTCATCGGTTTGCAGGGTATGTGTGCGCCTTATGGTTGGAACGCCTTTATTGTCCCGACACTGACACAAATGGGGATAGCCGTAGCTTTATTTGACCCACCATTGGCGGGTGAACGTAGCTTAGTTCGTACCTCCACAGCTTTAGTCCAGAACGAGATCAAACCATTAATTGAACGGGGTATTCCCTTCGATACAGCCCTGTTTTTGTCTATATTTCAGAGAACAGCCAGTGACATTGCCATGATACGCGAATTTTGTGGCGATCGCTACGGACTCACTGATCCACGAATAGCACTATTTGGTGTCAGTATGGGTGTGCTGCTATCCGCCTACGCTTTTACCGCCAATGGTTTAGGAGAAAGATTGCTAGGAACCATTGGTCATGCTGATTTGCCATCTTTTGCTAAAAGTTGGGGTTATCCAGTTTTGCCAGACATCGCCGCTTCACCTGTTGGTATATTAGCCGAAATAGTGTTAAAAAGATTACGTCCAGATATGCGGTCTGTAATCAAGTTGTTACAGTTAACTAAAAAGCTGAAATATCAGGATGAATATGCTTGGAACTGTAACCCGATGAATTACATTCAACAAGTCAGGCTACCTCGTAAAGTTCGCTTTTTACTTGGTGCTAACGATTCCATTGTCAATATTCAAGATGCCCGGACTTGCGCTCAAAAATTTCCTGATGGAGAATGTTATGTTGTTCCTGGGATGGGACATGGAACAAGACACTGGGGTGTTTCCTTCGTCGATCATGTACGCTATTTTTTGGTGACTCAATTGGGTGATTGGCAAGATTAAACTCTTTTAACGGGAACAGGTGACAGGTGACAGGTGACAGGGAATAGGGAATAGAGAATAGAGCAGGGTGTTGGACTCTTATTTAGAGACTTCCAGAAAATAAAATATTCAATGGGTGATAGCAAATATGATTATGGGATTTTTCCTCCCCTGCCAAATCAGTTACCAGTTAACAGTTATCAGTTACCAGTTAATAAACGTTCACTGTTCACTGTTTACACCCCTGCCTCCCCTGCTCACTAAAGCGATAGAGTTACCCTTTACGCCTTAGTTCTACACAACCTGCTATTAGCATTCACTTAACTGTATTGAGTTCTCAAGAAGTTAAATTACTATTCTTAATCAAAAAATCATCAAAATTTAAAATGTTCAAGGCAAATTGAAAGATTGTGTAAACCTTGAGGATTTAATTTTTTGATGAATGAAGTTTTTGTGTATATTTGCAGTTGGTATAAAATAATTGCTTTTACAAAAATATAAAAACTAATTTGTAGTTATGTTAATACCCAATTTGACTTCTAAGCTAGGAAAAACCTCTGTGAATCAACTATCTGTTGTACATCATCCACATTTAAATAAGTTTTCACAACAGTCTTTACATCCTTCCACTATCAGTATAACAAAAAGATTTATTGATATTTTAGGAGCAATTGTTGGGTTGTTCATCACAACTGTAATTGCCATCCCCATAGCAATTATTACTTTGATCATTGACCCCGGCCCAATATTTTATTCGCAAATTCGTTGCGGTTTAAATGGACGGAATTTTCGCATTTGGAAATTTCGGTCTATGGTGGTTAATGCCGATAAACTCAAGCATTTGGTGAAAAATCAAGCCCAGGGTCACATTTTCAAATCGGTGAATGATCCACGCATCACTTCTGTCGGGAAATTCTTACGTCGTACCAGCTTAGACGAATTTCCCCAATTTTGGAATGTTTTAATTGGGGATATGAGTTTGGTAGGAACTCGTCCACCCACACCTGATGAAGTGATGCACTATGAACCGCGTCACTGGGAAAGATTAAGAGTGAAGCCGGGGATGACTGGAGAATGGCAAACAAGAGGACGTTCTAGTATTAAAGACTTTGAAACTATTGTGCAAATGGATCTAGATTATCAGCGTAAATGGTCGATCGCTTACGATCTCCATCTTGTATACAAAACTATATGGGTAGTCTTGAAAAAAAGTGGGGCTTGTTAAATTAACCTTTGATACCACTACCAGTATCTGTAGCGACAATGTAACGCTGTAGGATTAAAAATAATATTAATACAGGTGCGATCGCTATAACTGAACCAGCCGCAACTAAACGCCAGTCAAGAGAGAATGTCCCTGCCAGTTTGGCTACACCTAGAGGTAGGGTGTACAAGTTTTCATCTTGAATCACAATTAAAGGCCAGAGAAAATCACTCCAAGAGCCAATAAATACGAAAATAGCCAGAGTTACCAGTGCAGGACGAACTGCTGGGATCATAATATGCCACCACAAGCCTAATTCTGAACTACCATCCATCCTTGCGGCTTCCTCTATTTCCTTGGGAACACCCATGAAAGCTTGTCTTAAGAGAAAAATCCCAAAAGCAGAAGCCAAGCTAGGAAAAATCATGCCCAGATAAGTATTGCGTAACCCCAACTGCACAGTCAGAATGTATAGGGGGATCATGACAATTTGAAAGGGAATCATAATCGTAGATACGATCGCCACAAAAATCCAGTCCCTTCCCGGAAATGATAATCTTGCTAAAGGGTACGCAGCTAAAGCACAAAATAAAAGATTCAAGCCCACAGTTAACACCGCTACCAAGGTGCTGTTGTATAAATACTGACTAAAAGGTAAAGAATTCCAGACAGTGACAAAGTTGTCTATTGTAGGTTGACTAGGTAATAACTGCGGTGGCGACTGTAAAATATTTTCGCTGGGTGACTTTAAAGCTGTACTAATCAGCCACAGTAGAGGAAAGAGAGTTACTAGAGCGATCGCTGCCAATAACCCATACATTACCACCATTCGCCAACGCCAGTTTGCAGTTTTCCCAGTCATCATTGACCCACTTAATTTTGACTACAGCCTAAGTTTAACTACTTTCAGGTAGCATCAGAGTGGCTGGTCTTGAACTCAGTTTCTGTACAAACAGCTTGTAATGGCAAATCCCAACTAGCAACAGGTAATTGGGGTAAATAAGCAAAATCAAAGACAATACCTATAGTGAATTTTTGTGACCACTCTGGAGAATTGAGCAAGCGATCGTAATATCCTCCACCATAGCCCAAGCGATATCCACGATAGTCACAAGCAACACTGGGGACAAGGATTAAATCAACGTCGTCAGGATTGATGATCGGGGCTTGAGAAGATGGTTCTGAAATACCGTAATTATTAATATTTAAAGAATCTGTCTGTGTCCAAATATGCCAACAGAGGGATTGACCAACGCAGCGAGGAAACCCCCAAAAATGTTTCGTGTTGGTAAATAAAGGACTGAGATCAGGTTCTTGACGAAAACTGAAATAAGCAAGTATTGTGTTTGCTTGGATAAAGAGAGTAGAAGATTGTAGCTGAGTGCAAATGCGATCGCTTTTTTCCTTCCACTCTCCAACAGACATTGACTGCCGAGTTTTAATTAAAGTCCGGCGTAATTCAGTTTTACTTTTTTGATGGTCAACATTATCCATCGAAATCTTAGGTTATGAGGAACAGGTTATAGGATAAAGGTTACACTTCCCTGTCCCCTGTCCCCTAAACAGCGTTTTGCCGATACCAATCAATCGTATTTTTCAACCCCTGCTTAAAGTCTACCTGAGCAGTGAAGTTAAAAGCTTGCTTGGCTCGTTCAGTATCCAAACAACGCCGGGGTTGACCGTTAGGTTTGTCAGTTTCCCAAACAATTTCTCCGGTAAACTCCATCAATTCGCAAATCAGAGTGACCAAATCAAGGATAGAAATCTCATAACCAGTTCCCAAGTTAACTGGTTCAGATTCATTGTAGAATTGCGTCCCCATGACGATACCCAATGCGGCATCATCAGAGTACAAAAACTCACGGGTAGGACTACCATCACCCCAAACAGGGAGTTGTTTATCTCCCCTGATTTGAGCTTCATGGACTTTGCGAATTAACGCGGGAATGACATGAGAACTTCCTGGGTCGAAGTTATCTTCAGGCCCATATAAATTTACTGGTAGTAAGTAGATGCCATTAAAACCATACTGCTGCCGATAAGATTGCAGTTGGACTAATAGAGCTTTTTTAGCAATTCCGTAGGGAGCGTTAGTTTCTTCTGGATAACCGTTCCACAAATCATCCTCTTTAAAAGGTACTGGGGTGAATTTAGGATAGGCGCAGATTGTTCCCACACACACGAATTTTTCTACATTGGCCTGATAAGCTGCATGGATGAGTTGCGTACCCATGATCAAATTATCGTAGAACAACTCTGCGGGTTTTTCGCGGTTGAGTCCAATACCACCAACATGAGCCGCTAAGTGAATGATAATGTCTTGCTGATCAACTGCTCGCTGGCAATTTTCCATGACACGCAAATCCAAGTCACGCGATCGCGGTACACTAATTTTCGCTACATCAGCCCCAGCCTGACATAGCTGATTAATCACCTGACGACCTAAAAACCCTGCCCCACCGGTGACGAGAATTCGCTTATTTTTTAGTTCTAAGGCGGTCATATTTTTATCCTTGGAAGGTTAATCAGAAGTGGAGAGCGCCCAATTCTTGACGAATAGTGGCTATATCGCGCTGTGACAGGTGTGAACCATTACCATTGGGTGAAGTCAGACCCAAAGCTTGTAAATCTGCCTCTACCATCAACGCGACTAGTTCTGGAAAAGTAACGGAAGGTTTCCAGCCCAACTTTTGCTGTGCTTTGGTAGAGTCACCGATTAATAAATCCACTTCGGCTGGACGCAGATAACGTTCGTCAAACTCCACATGATCTTCCCAGTTGAGATTGACATGACTAAAGGCTAGTTCTAGAAATTCTTTTACCGAGTGAGTTTCCCCTGTGGCAATTACGTAATCATCTGATTGTTCTTGTTGCAACATTAACCACATTGCCCGGACATAATCTTTAGCGTAACCCCAATCTCGCTTGGCATCAAGATTACCCATGTAGATGTTTTTCTGCTTCCCGGCGACAATTCGAGCCACAGCTCTGGTAATTTTGCGAGTCACAAAGGTTTCACCACGACGGGGTGATTCATGGTTAAAAAGGATACCGTTGCAAGCGAATAGATTATAAGATTCGCGGTAATTGACAGTTTGCCAGTGAGCGTAGACTTTGGCGCAAGCGTAGGGACTGCGGGGATAAAACGGTGTTGTTTCACTTTGGGGTACGGCTTGAACTAGACCATACATTTCTGAGGAGCCTGCTTGATAAAAGCGCACTTGAATACCTGTGCGTCTTTCGTAATCTCGAATGGCTTCTAGTAGGCGCAGGGTTCCCATACCCACGGCATCTACTGTATATTCTGGTGAATCAAAACTAACTCTGACGTGGGATTGAGCGCCCAAATTATAAATTTCTGTAGGTTGGACTTCTTCTAAAATCCTTCGCAGCGTTGTACCGTCGGTTAAATCACCGTAGTGAAGAAATAACCGCACTCCCTCTTTATGGGGGTCTTCATAAATGTGATCGATGCGGTCAGTATTGAAGGTAGAAGTCCGGCGAATAATACCATGAACTTCATAGCCTTGCTCTAACAAAAATTCACTCAGGTATGAACCATCTTGACCAGTGATACCGGTAATCAACGCTCGCTTGTTTTGCGCCATGCTCTATTATTCCTTTTTGTGTGTATTGAATTTTTGGTAGGTCAATTGATACAACCTAGCAGGTAATCACTAAATTGCCTAATGGTGAACTTACGAGTTTTACAGGACACAGGGATTTTATCGTAAATAAATATACTTAATAAAGTTGAAGATTTTAGGAAAATTTACGACTGAAGCAGCATAAATAAAGCTGTATCAGAAATTTTACTGAATATTTGAGACAATTGCGCGAGATTTTTCTTTGCCAAAACTTTACATAAGAGAGATTTTATTCAGTCAAAGTTAACAAAAAGCGAGAAATGTATCAAGTGAAATTTGGTTTTTGAATTTTAAATTGATATTGAGGGGCATTAACTGCCCCTGAAAAGAAAAGTTTTATGATTGCATCAGTATGCTCCGTTATTTTTTGGCATAATGACGACATCGATGGTTTTAAATATAATCCATAGATCCAACCACAGGTTCCTGGATTTGACATAATACAAATCTATTTGGACTCGACGTGGATAGGGAATGTCATTACGTCCAGAGACTTGCCATAATCCGGTAATTCCTGGTCGGATTGTTAAAACTTGCTCGATGTGATCGCCGTATTTTGGTAATTCTTCTGCTACTAAGGGGCGTGGCCCAACAACACTCATATCCCCTTTTAAAACGTTCCAGAACTGGGGAAACTCATCTAAACTAGTGATTCGTAAAAATCGACCAATACTAGTGATTCGAGGGTCTTTTTTGAGCTTAAAGCTATTTTCAAATTCTTGCCGCAACTGTGGGGATGTTTCCATCATTTGCATGAGGATTTCATCTGCATTGGTCACCATTGTGCGGAATTTAATACAATTAAAGGGCTTGTAATTTTTGCCTATTCTTTCCTGTACGTAAAAAATCGGCCCTTCTGAACTGAGAGCAATCAGCAAAGCCAAAATTAGATAGACGGGTGAGAACAGGATCAACACCAATAACGAAAACACAATATCGAAAAGTCTTTTAGCAAACTCTCCGTTTAAATCCTGCAAAGACAAACCTTTGGGTTTGATTTTAGGTGTCTTTGTTTTTTGACCACGCTTAACAGTAGAACGCATAGACGGGCTAGCTTCTTGCCGTAAACGTCGCTTGCCGGAGAGGAGTGAGCTCTGGGCAGTCATCATACTCCTTAATAATCCACACCACACATAGTCCCAATCTTAAAGCCAAAAGGAGGTGCTTCTGGGGTTAAATTGCCAAAAGCATACAAAACAATTACAAAAAATTTTGGCTATCCTGCTAAATAAGGCTTTTGCTGATGGCACTGTTCTAAAAAATTTAGATAGCGCTGGGCAAAAATTTGCGGCGAAAACTCGGCGGCGTGCGATCGCATATACTCAGGATTGAGCGTATCTTGATACATTTCAAATTTTTCCACTGCCTCTACCAAAGCTGCTTCTGTCTGCATTGTAAAGAATATCCCTGTTCCTGTATCTTTATAAGATCGTACATCCCTAACGGTTTCTGTTGCCCCCCCCATACCATAAGCAATTACCGGAGTTCCACAAGCCTGTGCTTCTACTAAAGCAATACCAAAATCTTCGCAAGCTGCATACACAAATGCTTTGGCTCTAGCCATGTACTTTTTGACTACATCCTCAGATTGCCAACCCAATATTTGAATATTGGGCTTCGCTAGCTCACGAATCTTGCTCATTTCTCCACCTGTACCAATAATCACCAATGGGCGCTGCAATTGATTAAACGCTTTAACAATTAGAGATACTTGTTTATAACTCACTAACCGGGAAACAGTCAGATAGAAATCCTCTTTCTGCGGTAAAAAAGGAAATGCCTCTACATTGACTGGTGGATATATAACTTTTGCTTCTCGTCGATAGCAACGCCAGATGCGCCGAGCCGTGTACTGAGAATTGGCAATAAAGTAATCAACTCGATTGGCACTCAGTACATCCCACTGACGTAAACGATGTAACAAGTAACGAGTTACCCATCCCGGCAGACCATTCCCCATTTGGCTATGGCGTAAGTAATCAAATGTTAAGTCCCAAGCGTATCGCATGGGACTATGGCAATAACAAATATGTAATTGGTCGGCAGTTGTCAACACTCCTTTAGCTACAGCATGAGAAGAAGACAGAATTACATCGTATTGACGCAAATCTAGTTGTTCTACTGCCAAAGGTAAAAAAGGTAGGTATTTTTGGATACCATTGCGGGCAAAGGGGAAATGCTGAAGAAAAGTCTTGCCAATCTGACGTTGGTATAAATAACTATCAGTATTGCTAGATTCAAAGTCAATCAAGGCATATAAATCAGCATCAATGTGATTGAGAATTTCTCGCACGACTAATTCTGAACCACCTGTGGCTTTTGGTGTCAGCCACTCATGAACAACAGCATATTTCAAGGGCACAGCTAACTTTTAAGGTGTAGAAAAGAACTCAAGCAATGTGTGAGGTTAACTGCAAGGTTTCCCTTGGCGAGCAAGCGATGGGAAGCGCCCCAGATTTATCGTTAAGACGCGATTCTCTCAGAAGTGGTTCCAGAGGGGTACGGCAAGCTGATAACCTCAAATGAGGGACTAGGGATTGGGTAATGGGTACTAGGTATGAGTCTGACACTAACCCTAATTACTAGCCTCTAGCCTCTAGCCTCTGAAAATATACATAGGAATTGATAATTTATGCGAATTTTAATTATGGGTGGTACTAGGTTCATTGGTGTCTATCTGACGCAAATTCTGGTGAAACAGGGACATGAGGTAGTACTGTTCAATCGTGGTAATCGCCCTCTACCGAAATTACAAGGAGTAGGACAAATTATAGGCGATCGCACTGATGCCACACAGCTGAAAGAAAAATTATCACGAGAAAATTTTGATGTCATTTTTGACAACAATGGGCGGGAATTAACTGATACTCAACCGTTGGCAGAGATTTTTCAAGACCGAGTGCAGCATTTTGTCTACATGAGTTCTGCGGGGGTGTATCTCAAATCTGATCAACTACCCCACATGGAAGGAGATTCGGTAGACCCCAAGAGTCGCCATAAGGGTAAGCACGAAACTGAAGCTTATTTACAGCAACAGGGATTACCTTTTACTTCGATTCGTCCGACTTATATTTACGGGCCGCTCAACTATAACGATTTAGAAAGCTGGTTTTTTGACCGCATTGTCCGCGATCGCCCAATTCTGATTCCTGGTAATGGTTTACACATTACACAACTAGGTCATGTCAAAGACTTGGCTCAGGCTATGTCGCAGGTTGTGGGTAATCAGCAGGCAATTGGGCAAGTGTATAATGTTTCGGGCGATCGCTTTGTAACGTTTGATGGTTTAGCTCGTGCTTGCATCCAAGCTGCCGGTAAATCACCAGATGATATCAAAATCTGGCATTACGACCCAAAAAATTTTGATTTTGGCAAACGCAAAGCTTTTCCCATGAGAGTACAGCACTTTTTCGCTGCCATCAACAAAGCCCAAACAGATTTAAATTGGCAACCTGAATATGATTTAATTTCTGGGCTGAAGGATGCTTTTACCAACGATTATTTAGCAACTGGGCGAGACAAAGCAGAAATAGATTTTTCTGTAGATGAGGAGATTTTACAAGCGCATTAGAGGGGGGATAGGTGACAGGTGACAGGTGATAGGGGATAGGTGATAGGTGATAGGTGACAGGGGATTGGGGATTGGGGATTGGGGATTGGGGATTGGGGGTAGTGTTACTTGTCCTCTCTTTCCTGCTGACCTGAAGGGTGGGTGATGATCTGAGTAGAAGCATCAATAAACCCCTTTGGTTGCTCTCATCGGGCAGAGGGCAGAGAGGGCAGTAGTATTTCTCCTGCCTCCTGTTCTGTGCTTCAGTTGATAAAAATAATACCTTAACAAACTAAATAACCCTGGCAACTGAATCATCCGTAAAGTAAGCACAACACTTGGACTTGATTTAAGTGGAGTGTCTAGGGGTGCTTTGACTCACCCCACTCGGATCTATATCTGGGTGACAGCTAAAAAGAAGCAGAGCGATGTGGTTTCAACCCGTCGCGTAGCATCCTTTTAGAATCCCCCGAATTTAATTCGGGGGAGTAGTCAAAGCAAGTAAATTAACAAACAGAAAACAAATATTGACAGTGGATGTATAATTAGCGCGTCTCTTCCTGATATAACAAGATAAATTTAAGACTGGCTGATTTTCTGTTCCCTGTACCTGGTAAGGAGCATATGTGGCAAAAAGACAAAAAAGATAGTGGCATAGTTAATTTGGCATTGTTTCTGGCCTTGGCTACCACCCCGATCGCTACAAACCTGTTAGTGTCAGCGCCTATACTGGCACAATCGGAAGCTGATATACCTGCTTTTCCCCTACCGAAAACTGTAGAAAATGGCACTACGGTGCGAGTAGATGGTTCGACTACCTTGGCGGCCGTTAATCAAAGCTTGAAACAGGGTTTTGAGGAGCAGTTTGCTGGGACAAAGGTGGAGGTGGCGAATAGTGGTACAGAGGCAGCACTGAAAGCTTTGTTAGCAGGAAAAATTGACGTAGCAGCAATTGGGCGTGGTTTAACTCCAGAAGAAAAAGCCCAAGGTTTAGAGCAAGTCAGACTGCACAGAGAAAAGATTGCCATCATTGTCGGTGA
Coding sequences within it:
- the polA gene encoding DNA polymerase I, translated to MSQTSASVSDTRPTFILVDGHSLAYRSYFAFAKGRDGGLRTQTGIPTSICFGFLKSLLEVMATQQPQAIAVAFDLGLPTFRHEADDTYKADRPETPEDFVPDLKNLHELLQGLNLQIYTAPGYEADDVLGTLAQTATAAGYKVKILTGDRDLFQLVDPEKEITVLNFSPDALKRSTNTITEFSTEQVKQKMGVLPTQIVDFKALCGDKSDNIPGVRGIGEKTAVQLLNTYSSLENIYKSLSEIKGATQKKLVEGKENAEKSQYLAKIVTDVPLEVNLADCNLRGFDNTILAPILEKLEFSSFLKKINELQQQFGGQVAEIPQPEKLDIETDFDDADISFYTAAETELAQQRPKKPISSIQPRIINTEAQLTALVNILQKFTNPANPVAWDTETSDLEPRDAALVGIGCCWGTQADELAYIPLNHRTGENLALEIALTALRPILESVDYPKTFQNGKFDRLVFRTQGINLAGIVFDPMLASYVLNPDTNHNLSDLTLRYLGLIIQNYVDLVPKGKTIADIDIAVVADYCCLQVHATYQLVPKLREELAKNPALSQLLTDIEQPLEAVLATMEYTGVRIDSDYLKELSQQLEIDLAKLQEQATELAGEKFNLGSPKQLSYILFEKLGLSTKYSRKIQTGYSTDAATLERLQEIDETGFVNAIIEYRTLAKLKSTYVDALPALVRPDTQRVHTDFNQTATSTGRLSSSNPNLQNIPIRTAFSRQIRKAFLPESGWLMVAADYSQIELRILAHLSQEPLLVRAYQQNEDIHTVTAKLVFEKEDITADERRIAKTINFGVIYGMGSLKFSRSTGIDKNVANEFIKRFNERYAKVFAYLEGVKKQAIAQGYVETILGRRRYFDFTSNSLRRLKGSNPEDIDLSKLKNLGAYDAGLLRSAANAPIQGSSADIIKIAMVRLHEVLKQYQARLLLQVHDELVLEVPPSEWAELQLQIKSVMENAVKLTVPLLVEARAGDNWMETK
- a CDS encoding carbohydrate ABC transporter permease, whose translation is MTGKTANWRWRMVVMYGLLAAIALVTLFPLLWLISTALKSPSENILQSPPQLLPSQPTIDNFVTVWNSLPFSQYLYNSTLVAVLTVGLNLLFCALAAYPLARLSFPGRDWIFVAIVSTIMIPFQIVMIPLYILTVQLGLRNTYLGMIFPSLASAFGIFLLRQAFMGVPKEIEEAARMDGSSELGLWWHIMIPAVRPALVTLAIFVFIGSWSDFLWPLIVIQDENLYTLPLGVAKLAGTFSLDWRLVAAGSVIAIAPVLILFLILQRYIVATDTGSGIKG
- a CDS encoding 5-formyltetrahydrofolate cyclo-ligase; amino-acid sequence: MDNVDHQKSKTELRRTLIKTRQSMSVGEWKEKSDRICTQLQSSTLFIQANTILAYFSFRQEPDLSPLFTNTKHFWGFPRCVGQSLCWHIWTQTDSLNINNYGISEPSSQAPIINPDDVDLILVPSVACDYRGYRLGYGGGYYDRLLNSPEWSQKFTIGIVFDFAYLPQLPVASWDLPLQAVCTETEFKTSHSDAT
- a CDS encoding alpha/beta hydrolase, with the translated sequence MPIYGADAINFHGVNGDRYWFHEPYAYTGVADIDERLSGFPVAVFLPNHRPRQHTPLVIGLQGMCAPYGWNAFIVPTLTQMGIAVALFDPPLAGERSLVRTSTALVQNEIKPLIERGIPFDTALFLSIFQRTASDIAMIREFCGDRYGLTDPRIALFGVSMGVLLSAYAFTANGLGERLLGTIGHADLPSFAKSWGYPVLPDIAASPVGILAEIVLKRLRPDMRSVIKLLQLTKKLKYQDEYAWNCNPMNYIQQVRLPRKVRFLLGANDSIVNIQDARTCAQKFPDGECYVVPGMGHGTRHWGVSFVDHVRYFLVTQLGDWQD
- a CDS encoding sugar transferase — translated: MNQLSVVHHPHLNKFSQQSLHPSTISITKRFIDILGAIVGLFITTVIAIPIAIITLIIDPGPIFYSQIRCGLNGRNFRIWKFRSMVVNADKLKHLVKNQAQGHIFKSVNDPRITSVGKFLRRTSLDEFPQFWNVLIGDMSLVGTRPPTPDEVMHYEPRHWERLRVKPGMTGEWQTRGRSSIKDFETIVQMDLDYQRKWSIAYDLHLVYKTIWVVLKKSGAC